A window of the Candidatus Omnitrophota bacterium genome harbors these coding sequences:
- a CDS encoding ATP-binding protein, whose amino-acid sequence MITPDNRLRILVVDDEQDILNSFQQILCPQKEAGANSSRMDELESRLFGKSQPQEASLRFDLSLCRNGEEALSAVQTAIEEQNPFAVAFIDVRMPPGPDGVTVAGRIRRIDPFMEIVIVTAYSDMDPKDIVRVAPPSDKLFYLRKPFHPEEIERFASALGTKWRTGEVSRKSAQFYLQAEEKAGIAPYLLNYITNQYDFLSSSIEELTGYRANEFTPELLDLITEEIVLLGEAKNLTLEEAKQRFHSEDGAGWRADCRIRAQNGEFRWLANVAVQVKDSLNNVIGEFGLFHDITQSRENATDGLQKSSAMYHDNLNFIASKFLLNFGKTASEILHEANAALTIIPLNSLSRPFLEKIEIAAMNAMTLTEEWGLYSGENTDLFQSFNLSSQIADISQFLDFCNLYGGNIEYALEKKLPLIYGSPMQINQLLTNLVLNACESLVEGRGDVTVRTGLMYADLEYLSACRLGENKSEGFFVFLDVSDQGCGMDDMTKSRLFEPYFSMKDACRGMGLCVVEGIVRRHQACIHIESDPAKGTSVRVLFPVKK is encoded by the coding sequence ATGATTACGCCGGACAATCGATTGCGCATTCTCGTCGTCGACGACGAACAAGACATCCTTAATTCTTTTCAACAAATTCTCTGTCCACAGAAGGAAGCCGGCGCCAATTCGTCTCGAATGGACGAGTTGGAATCCCGTCTTTTTGGGAAAAGCCAACCGCAAGAAGCGTCCCTGCGATTCGATTTGTCGTTATGCCGCAATGGAGAAGAAGCCCTGAGCGCCGTGCAAACGGCGATCGAAGAGCAAAATCCTTTCGCCGTCGCCTTCATCGATGTGCGTATGCCGCCGGGACCGGACGGCGTTACCGTGGCGGGAAGAATCCGCCGCATCGATCCCTTCATGGAGATCGTCATCGTCACCGCTTATTCCGACATGGATCCCAAAGACATCGTACGTGTGGCGCCGCCGTCCGACAAATTGTTCTATCTCCGCAAGCCTTTTCATCCCGAAGAGATCGAGCGATTCGCTTCTGCATTGGGAACGAAATGGCGGACGGGGGAAGTATCCCGCAAAAGCGCTCAATTTTACCTTCAGGCGGAAGAGAAAGCGGGCATCGCGCCCTATTTGCTGAATTACATTACGAACCAATACGATTTCCTTTCCTCCTCCATCGAGGAGTTGACGGGTTATCGCGCCAACGAATTCACGCCGGAACTTCTCGATCTGATAACGGAAGAAATCGTCCTGTTGGGTGAAGCCAAGAACCTGACGTTGGAAGAAGCGAAACAGAGATTTCACTCCGAAGATGGCGCGGGATGGCGGGCGGACTGCCGGATTCGCGCCCAAAACGGCGAATTCCGCTGGTTGGCGAACGTCGCTGTGCAAGTGAAAGATAGCCTGAATAACGTTATCGGCGAATTCGGCCTCTTCCATGACATCACTCAATCCAGAGAAAACGCGACGGATGGATTGCAGAAATCATCCGCTATGTATCATGATAATCTGAATTTTATCGCCTCGAAGTTCTTGCTCAATTTTGGGAAAACCGCCTCCGAAATCTTGCATGAGGCCAATGCGGCCTTAACCATCATTCCTTTGAATTCTCTTTCCCGGCCTTTCTTGGAAAAAATTGAGATCGCCGCCATGAACGCCATGACTCTTACGGAAGAATGGGGATTGTACTCCGGCGAGAATACGGATCTCTTCCAATCTTTCAACCTCTCCAGCCAAATCGCCGATATATCCCAATTTTTAGATTTTTGCAATCTGTATGGCGGAAATATCGAATACGCTCTCGAAAAAAAACTTCCTCTTATCTATGGAAGCCCCATGCAGATCAATCAATTATTGACCAACCTCGTTCTCAACGCTTGCGAATCTCTCGTTGAGGGAAGAGGCGACGTAACGGTGCGCACCGGTTTGATGTACGCCGATCTTGAATATCTTTCGGCTTGCCGGTTGGGAGAGAATAAATCGGAAGGTTTTTTTGTCTTTCTGGATGTTTCCGACCAGGGCTGCGGAATGGACGATATGACTAAATCCCGTTTATTTGAACCCTATTTTTCTATGAAAGACGCCTGCCGGGGTATGGGTTTATGCGTCGTCGAAGGCATCGTGCGGCGCCATCAGGCTTGCATCCATATTGAAAGCGATCCGGCGAAAGGAACATCCGTCCGCGTACTCTTCCCTGTTAAGAAGTAA
- a CDS encoding CHASE4 domain-containing protein, with the protein MRASLRTRISVIVLSTLVLFAVIVYGIQKSILYPSFLNLERNEAQQDIDRCAGALDREIHHLDLYAYDWAAWDDTYRFVEDANKEYLQSNLNTPTFTDSRTNLIYIFNNEGKVVFGKIIDLETEEPIEIAEFPTGQWPSSHPLLGHKDLDSAFTGIYMTQAGPCLIASRPIITSKDEGPIKGTLIMGRLLTASIIETIREQTRVDLQLWPIRENQAPVEAKDIPNFLTPQNPYYVLERNADFLWIYTSYSDIQKNPALLLRADIPRTISQKGRASLSFALFSLLAAALAVLIIIWQWLNRTVVKPLGQLANHATSIGRSGDLAARLETNRRDEIGLLTQEFNQMVGHLAEARRNLMDQSYYVGMAEMASGVLHNIRNAMSPITVKIEALRQGIQKSPLHRLEKAHSELDANHIPPDREKDLSEFIRLGGKNIIGLVRNQENRLEEILGHIKKIEEILSDQDKFSRAEKPAETLSLMELVNESMTFIPDDLRKFFILDLDRSLQEADSIKIHRISFVQVLSNIVRNAAESIQRTNANGRLSISARSENQDGVEMLHLIFADNGEGIAPENLPRLFERGFSSKEKPSSGLGLHWCANTILSLKGRIYAESKGKGLGASVHLLIPKNG; encoded by the coding sequence ATGCGCGCATCCCTAAGAACCCGAATTTCCGTTATTGTCTTATCTACTTTAGTTTTATTTGCCGTTATTGTTTATGGAATACAAAAATCCATCCTCTATCCCAGTTTCCTCAACCTGGAGCGGAACGAAGCGCAACAAGACATCGATCGCTGCGCCGGAGCCTTGGATCGCGAAATTCATCATCTCGATTTGTATGCTTACGATTGGGCCGCCTGGGACGATACCTATCGATTCGTAGAAGACGCGAATAAGGAATATCTCCAATCCAATTTAAATACGCCGACGTTTACCGATAGCCGCACCAATCTTATTTACATCTTCAATAACGAGGGAAAAGTCGTATTTGGAAAAATCATCGATTTGGAGACGGAAGAACCGATAGAAATCGCCGAGTTTCCCACCGGGCAATGGCCTTCAAGCCATCCGTTGCTCGGCCATAAAGACCTAGACAGCGCTTTTACGGGAATCTATATGACCCAAGCCGGCCCCTGTTTGATTGCTTCGCGTCCGATTATCACAAGTAAAGATGAAGGCCCCATCAAGGGAACTTTGATTATGGGACGTCTGCTTACGGCTTCAATCATCGAAACTATCCGAGAACAAACGCGCGTCGATCTTCAACTCTGGCCGATTCGGGAAAACCAGGCGCCGGTGGAAGCGAAAGACATTCCTAATTTCCTTACGCCTCAAAATCCCTATTATGTTCTAGAACGAAACGCCGATTTCTTATGGATTTATACGTCTTATTCCGATATTCAAAAAAATCCCGCTTTACTGTTAAGGGCTGATATTCCTCGTACGATTAGCCAAAAAGGCCGAGCTTCTCTCAGTTTCGCTCTATTCTCCCTGCTGGCCGCCGCGCTTGCCGTCTTGATTATTATATGGCAATGGCTCAACCGAACCGTCGTCAAACCGCTCGGCCAATTGGCGAATCACGCGACGAGCATCGGACGCAGCGGCGACCTCGCCGCACGGCTCGAAACGAACCGCCGGGACGAAATCGGCCTTCTGACGCAGGAATTCAACCAAATGGTCGGCCATTTAGCCGAGGCGCGGAGAAATTTGATGGATCAATCCTATTATGTAGGTATGGCGGAAATGGCGTCTGGCGTTCTGCATAACATCCGCAACGCCATGAGTCCCATAACCGTAAAAATCGAAGCCCTGCGCCAGGGTATTCAAAAATCGCCTCTTCATCGCCTAGAAAAGGCTCACAGCGAGTTGGATGCGAACCATATTCCGCCAGATCGGGAAAAGGACCTTAGCGAGTTTATCCGCCTTGGCGGCAAAAACATCATCGGATTGGTGCGGAATCAAGAAAATCGCTTAGAAGAGATTTTGGGGCATATTAAAAAGATCGAAGAAATTCTCTCTGATCAAGATAAATTCAGCCGCGCCGAAAAACCGGCGGAGACGTTGAGTTTGATGGAATTGGTCAACGAATCAATGACGTTCATTCCCGACGATCTCCGGAAATTCTTCATCCTCGATTTGGATCGAAGCCTACAGGAAGCGGATTCAATAAAAATTCATCGGATATCCTTCGTCCAAGTGCTTTCCAACATCGTAAGAAACGCGGCGGAATCTATCCAACGGACGAACGCCAATGGCCGTCTCTCCATCTCCGCCCGATCCGAAAATCAGGACGGCGTTGAAATGCTGCATCTGATCTTCGCCGACAACGGCGAAGGAATCGCTCCAGAAAATTTACCTCGCCTCTTCGAAAGAGGATTCAGTTCTAAAGAAAAACCATCGTCCGGCCTTGGACTCCATTGGTGCGCGAATACAATATTATCCTTGAAGGGACGAATTTATGCGGAAAGCAAAGGAAAAGGTTTGGGAGCCAGCGTTCATCTTTTGATACCGAAAAACGGATAA